The following proteins are encoded in a genomic region of Sphingopyxis sp. YF1:
- the grpE gene encoding nucleotide exchange factor GrpE, producing MTNMDNDTPVDDDALTPETVAAEADATEATPGENDEVAKLAEQLAALQQDLLYARAETQNVTRRKDKEIADAHAYAATKFARDILSVADNLGRALAAIGDEQRADEGFKPFVTGLEATERELMSVFERHGITRIAAIGLPLDPNQHQAMLEIPSDKEPGTIVQEMQAGYMMKDRLLRPAMVGVAKAG from the coding sequence ATGACGAATATGGACAATGATACGCCCGTCGACGACGACGCGCTGACCCCCGAGACCGTCGCGGCCGAGGCCGATGCGACCGAAGCGACGCCCGGCGAGAATGACGAAGTGGCGAAACTCGCCGAACAGCTCGCCGCGTTGCAGCAGGACCTGCTCTACGCGCGCGCCGAAACGCAGAATGTGACGCGGCGCAAGGACAAGGAAATCGCCGACGCGCACGCCTATGCCGCAACCAAATTCGCGCGCGACATCTTGTCGGTCGCCGACAACCTCGGCCGCGCGCTCGCCGCGATCGGCGACGAGCAGCGCGCCGACGAAGGCTTCAAGCCCTTCGTTACCGGGCTCGAGGCGACCGAGCGCGAACTGATGAGCGTGTTCGAACGCCACGGCATCACGCGCATCGCCGCGATCGGCCTGCCGCTCGACCCCAACCAGCATCAGGCGATGCTCGAAATCCCGAGCGACAAGGAACCCGGCACGATCGTGCAGGAAATGCAGGCCGGATACATGATGAAGGATCGCCTGCTGCGCCCCGCGATGGTCGGGGTGGCGAAGGCGGGATAG
- a CDS encoding tyrosine-type recombinase/integrase: MADGLIRDWDAHLAHERRRSEHTRRAYIATAERFCLFLSHHHGGAVDAALLRRTSANDLRAYLATRRAEGLGNASAARELSALRGFLRFVGGEGATLPALRGPRVKKGLPRPVAPAEAIALAQDVEDNAREGWVGARDFALLLLLYGAGLRIGEALSLTGAALPLGETLRVTGKRNKTRVVPILPAVAAAVARYAAACPWPLGKETPLFLGARGGPLQPGVVRASVRSARRALGLSERTTPHALRHSFATHLLAGGADLRSLQELLGHASLASTQVYTAVDAAHLLDIYRNAHPRA, from the coding sequence TTGGCCGACGGATTGATCCGCGACTGGGATGCTCATCTGGCGCACGAAAGGCGCCGGTCGGAGCATACGCGGCGCGCCTATATCGCGACCGCCGAGCGTTTCTGCCTCTTCCTGTCGCACCATCACGGCGGCGCGGTCGATGCCGCGCTGCTGCGGCGGACGAGTGCCAACGACCTGCGCGCCTATCTGGCTACGCGGCGCGCCGAGGGGCTGGGCAATGCCTCGGCGGCGCGCGAGCTGAGCGCGCTGCGCGGCTTCCTGCGCTTCGTCGGCGGCGAGGGCGCGACGCTCCCCGCGCTGCGCGGGCCGCGCGTCAAGAAGGGGCTGCCGCGCCCCGTCGCGCCCGCCGAGGCGATCGCGCTGGCGCAGGACGTCGAGGACAATGCCCGCGAGGGCTGGGTCGGCGCGCGCGACTTCGCGCTGCTGCTCCTGCTCTACGGCGCGGGGCTGCGCATCGGCGAGGCGCTCTCGCTGACCGGCGCGGCCTTGCCGCTCGGCGAGACGCTGCGCGTCACCGGCAAGAGGAACAAGACGCGCGTCGTGCCGATCCTGCCCGCGGTTGCCGCGGCGGTGGCGCGCTATGCCGCGGCGTGCCCCTGGCCGCTGGGCAAGGAGACCCCGCTTTTCCTCGGCGCGCGCGGCGGGCCGCTCCAGCCCGGCGTGGTGCGCGCGAGCGTGCGCTCGGCGCGGCGCGCGCTCGGGCTGTCCGAACGCACGACGCCGCACGCGCTGCGCCACAGCTTTGCGACGCACCTGCTCGCGGGCGGCGCCGACCTGCGCAGTTTGCAGGAACTGCTCGGCCACGCGAGCCTCGCGTCGACGCAGGTCTACACCGCGGTCGACGCGGCGCACCTGCTCGACATCTACCGCAATGCGCATCCGCGGGCGTGA
- the def gene encoding peptide deformylase produces MALLPIIETPDPRLRVISKPVETFDAELKTLIADMFETMYDAPGIGLAAIQVGVPKRILVIDLQEVDPEDEEGKRVIREPRVFINPVFSDESEEHSVYQEGCLSVPEQYADVTRPAEVTVDWQDADGKPHRERMTGLMATCIQHEHDHLEGILFIDHLSRLKRDMVLKKLAKLRKAA; encoded by the coding sequence ATGGCCCTACTCCCCATCATAGAGACCCCCGATCCGCGGCTGCGCGTCATTTCGAAGCCCGTCGAGACGTTCGACGCCGAGCTCAAGACGTTGATCGCCGACATGTTCGAGACGATGTACGACGCCCCCGGCATTGGGCTCGCCGCGATCCAGGTCGGGGTGCCGAAGCGGATCCTCGTCATCGACCTTCAGGAGGTCGATCCCGAGGACGAGGAGGGCAAGCGCGTCATCCGCGAGCCGCGCGTCTTCATCAATCCCGTCTTTTCGGACGAGAGCGAGGAGCATAGCGTCTATCAGGAGGGGTGCCTGTCGGTTCCCGAACAATATGCCGATGTGACGCGCCCCGCCGAGGTCACCGTCGACTGGCAGGACGCCGACGGCAAGCCGCACCGCGAACGCATGACCGGGCTGATGGCGACGTGCATCCAGCACGAGCACGACCATCTCGAGGGCATCCTGTTCATCGACCATCTGTCGCGGCTCAAGCGCGACATGGTGCTGAAGAAGCTTGCGAAGCTGCGCAAGGCGGCCTGA
- the hemW gene encoding radical SAM family heme chaperone HemW yields MAEPLALYVHWPFCVSKCPYCDFNSHVRESVDQEVWRAALLVDLRHEAALLPERRVSSIFFGGGTPSLMPPATVAAVIAEAGALWGLTADCEITLEANPNSVEVAAFADLAAAGVNRVSIGVQSFDPQVLEFLGRAHSGDEARRAIAAAQTCFDRASFDLIYARPGQMLADWERELAAALAFGTGHLSLYQLTIEPGTRFATLAAKGHLVIPDGDAAADLFDATQAMTRAAGLPRYEVSNHARPGEESRHNLTYWRYGDYAGVGPGAHGRRLAQATERHRKPENFVAAVTRNGHGLKAEADLPAHERATEAMLMGLRLSEGVDLARIEARSGLGREAFVDAEAVARLVGMGLMCAGGDRLVVTDEGILLLDSILSEVVRTG; encoded by the coding sequence ATGGCCGAACCGCTCGCCCTCTATGTTCATTGGCCCTTTTGCGTCAGCAAATGCCCCTATTGCGACTTCAACAGCCATGTCCGCGAAAGCGTCGATCAGGAGGTCTGGCGCGCGGCGCTGCTCGTGGATTTGCGGCATGAGGCGGCGCTGCTGCCGGAGCGGCGCGTGTCGTCGATCTTTTTCGGAGGCGGGACGCCGAGCCTGATGCCGCCCGCGACGGTGGCCGCGGTGATTGCCGAGGCCGGGGCGCTTTGGGGGCTCACCGCCGACTGCGAGATCACGCTCGAAGCCAATCCCAATTCGGTGGAAGTTGCCGCTTTCGCCGATCTGGCCGCGGCGGGGGTCAATCGCGTGTCGATCGGCGTCCAGAGCTTTGACCCCCAAGTGCTTGAATTTCTGGGGCGGGCGCACAGCGGCGACGAGGCGCGGCGCGCGATCGCGGCGGCGCAAACCTGTTTCGACCGCGCAAGTTTCGACCTGATCTATGCGCGGCCGGGGCAGATGCTGGCCGACTGGGAGCGCGAACTGGCGGCGGCGCTGGCGTTCGGGACCGGGCATCTGTCGCTGTACCAGCTGACGATCGAGCCGGGGACGCGTTTTGCGACGCTCGCGGCGAAGGGCCATCTCGTGATCCCTGACGGCGATGCCGCGGCGGACCTGTTCGACGCGACGCAGGCGATGACGCGCGCCGCGGGGCTGCCGCGCTACGAGGTGTCGAACCACGCGCGGCCGGGCGAGGAGAGCCGGCACAATCTGACCTATTGGCGTTACGGCGACTATGCCGGGGTCGGGCCGGGCGCGCACGGACGGCGGCTCGCACAGGCGACCGAGCGCCACAGGAAGCCCGAGAATTTTGTCGCGGCGGTGACACGCAACGGCCACGGGCTGAAGGCCGAGGCCGACCTGCCCGCGCACGAGCGCGCGACCGAAGCGATGCTGATGGGGCTGCGGCTGAGCGAAGGCGTCGACCTGGCCCGCATCGAGGCGCGAAGCGGGCTGGGACGCGAGGCGTTCGTCGATGCGGAGGCGGTGGCGCGGCTGGTGGGCATGGGGCTGATGTGCGCCGGGGGCGATCGTCTGGTCGTCACCGATGAGGGAATCCTGCTCCTCGACTCGATCCTTTCCGAGGTGGTTCGGACGGGATAA
- the fmt gene encoding methionyl-tRNA formyltransferase, translating to MRIAFMGTPPFAVPTLAALHAAGHEIVAVYTQPPRPAQRGKKLQQSAVHQWAEAHGLPVRTPKSLRSEEAQADFAALDLDVAVVAAYGLILPQAILDAPRAGCLNVHGSILPRWRGAAPVQRAILAGDTETGVTIMQMDAGLDTGGMRLVEATPTRGKTAGMLTDELAAMGAAMMVRVLGDLDAFAPAAQPDDGVTYAAKIDKSEARLDFLVSAVQTERQIRAFNPMPGAFFELDGERYKILAAEVVHPAETIAGAAPGTTLDDALTIACNPGAIRTTRVQRAGKPAMDAAELLRGRAIPKATRLT from the coding sequence ATGCGCATCGCCTTCATGGGAACGCCGCCCTTTGCGGTACCGACGCTCGCCGCGCTCCACGCCGCGGGGCACGAGATCGTGGCGGTCTACACCCAGCCGCCCCGCCCCGCGCAGCGCGGCAAGAAATTGCAGCAGAGCGCGGTGCATCAATGGGCCGAGGCGCATGGCCTGCCCGTCCGCACGCCGAAGAGCCTCCGCAGCGAAGAGGCGCAGGCCGATTTCGCGGCGCTCGATCTCGATGTCGCGGTGGTCGCGGCGTACGGCCTGATCCTGCCGCAGGCGATCCTCGACGCGCCGCGCGCCGGCTGCCTCAACGTCCATGGCTCGATCCTGCCGCGCTGGCGCGGCGCGGCGCCGGTGCAGCGCGCGATCCTCGCGGGCGATACCGAAACCGGCGTGACGATCATGCAGATGGATGCCGGGCTCGACACCGGCGGCATGCGGCTGGTCGAAGCCACGCCGACCCGGGGCAAGACCGCGGGCATGCTCACCGACGAACTCGCCGCGATGGGCGCCGCGATGATGGTCAGGGTGCTGGGCGACCTCGACGCCTTTGCGCCCGCCGCGCAGCCCGACGACGGCGTCACCTACGCGGCCAAGATCGACAAGAGCGAGGCGCGGCTCGATTTCCTGGTGAGCGCGGTGCAGACCGAGCGCCAGATCCGCGCGTTCAACCCGATGCCCGGGGCCTTTTTCGAACTGGACGGCGAACGCTACAAGATATTGGCGGCCGAGGTCGTGCATCCCGCCGAGACGATCGCCGGCGCGGCGCCCGGCACTACGCTCGACGATGCGCTGACGATCGCGTGCAACCCCGGCGCGATCCGCACGACGCGCGTCCAGCGCGCGGGCAAGCCCGCGATGGACGCCGCCGAACTGCTGCGCGGCCGCGCCATCCCCAAAGCCACCCGCCTCACCTGA
- a CDS encoding DUF2239 family protein — MTHDTETVTAFLGDMQLASGRRDAVTRTIEDRFPADIGAILVFDDATGKLTDLDYWDVARAAPAAGRPKLGVRAREVTLLPRHWDWLAAQPGGASAALRRLVEAASKRAPDAKQRRDAAYNFMSHACGDRPGYEEALRALYRDDEAAFGALIIDWPADIRAHIGRLLAS; from the coding sequence ATGACCCACGATACCGAAACCGTCACCGCCTTTCTGGGCGACATGCAACTTGCGTCGGGGCGCCGCGATGCGGTCACGCGCACGATCGAGGACCGTTTTCCCGCCGATATTGGCGCAATCCTCGTGTTCGACGACGCGACCGGCAAGCTGACCGATCTCGACTATTGGGACGTGGCGAGGGCCGCTCCTGCCGCGGGGCGGCCGAAGCTGGGCGTCAGAGCGCGCGAAGTGACGCTGTTGCCGCGGCACTGGGACTGGCTCGCGGCGCAGCCCGGTGGAGCGTCGGCGGCGCTGCGGCGACTGGTCGAGGCGGCGAGCAAGCGCGCGCCCGACGCGAAGCAACGCAGGGACGCGGCCTATAATTTCATGAGCCATGCCTGCGGCGACCGCCCCGGCTACGAAGAGGCGCTGCGTGCACTCTATCGCGACGACGAAGCCGCTTTCGGTGCGCTGATCATCGACTGGCCTGCGGACATCCGCGCGCATATCGGGCGTCTGCTGGCGTCATAG
- the rph gene encoding ribonuclease PH: protein MRPSGRAPDQMRPIAIETEFTIHAEGSVLVAFGNTKVLVTASVEEKVPPFLRGKGQGWVTAEYGMLPRATHTRGSREAAKGKQSGRTQEIQRLIGRSLRAVVDFKKLGERQIVIDCDVLQADGGTRTASISGAWVALRLAVDKLIAAGALAEDPIADQVAAISCGIYNGTPVLDLDYDEDSVAEADGNFVLTGKGQIVEVQASAEGATYDEEGLLRLLRLARIGCADIFAAQAKAVGR, encoded by the coding sequence ATGCGCCCTTCCGGCCGCGCGCCCGACCAGATGCGTCCCATCGCCATCGAGACCGAATTCACCATCCATGCGGAGGGCAGCGTGCTCGTCGCCTTCGGGAACACCAAGGTGCTGGTGACGGCCAGCGTCGAAGAAAAGGTGCCGCCCTTCCTGCGCGGCAAGGGGCAGGGCTGGGTGACGGCCGAATATGGCATGCTGCCCCGCGCGACGCACACGCGCGGCAGCCGCGAGGCGGCGAAGGGCAAGCAGTCGGGCCGCACGCAGGAAATCCAGCGGCTGATCGGCCGCAGCTTGCGCGCCGTGGTCGATTTCAAGAAGCTCGGCGAACGGCAGATCGTGATCGACTGCGACGTGCTGCAGGCCGACGGCGGCACGCGCACCGCGTCGATCAGCGGCGCGTGGGTCGCGCTGCGGCTCGCGGTCGACAAGCTGATCGCGGCGGGCGCGCTGGCCGAGGATCCGATCGCCGATCAGGTCGCGGCGATCTCGTGCGGCATCTACAACGGCACGCCGGTGCTCGACCTCGACTATGACGAGGATTCGGTCGCCGAGGCCGACGGCAATTTCGTGCTGACCGGCAAGGGCCAGATCGTCGAAGTACAGGCGAGCGCCGAGGGCGCGACCTATGACGAGGAAGGCCTGCTGCGCCTGCTCCGCCTCGCGCGCATCGGCTGCGCCGACATCTTCGCCGCGCAGGCGAAGGCGGTGGGGCGCTGA
- a CDS encoding peptidase S10 has product MKSGPSLIALALAFAAPATVQAQDAPAADSSGGKAKAEKSADYEPQVRTTRLSGTFGGQRISYAATIGETIIRNKDGVPEVAVVTTSYVKEPRDPNRPITFLFNGGPGSGTVWLMMGAFGPKRVAIPGTGVDDGAPPYPIVDNPDALLDVTDVVFIDPPGTGFSHLIGKAKPEDYYGVTQDAKLVAEVIRRWLNDNGRWNSPKFLGGESYGTTRSAAVANQLMNETYNDVALNGIILISTVLDFAAGADTPGNELSPVTNLPSMAVTALYHGKASAASPEAFAEEARQWAIGPYATALLKGQKLQGEERAAIRRELSRFTGLSETFLEAADLRVTPARFYKELLRDRGLTVGRLDSRYTGRDYDSAGETPDNDPSFYGIDASYTAAINSWARDGLGFKTDREYQSIGRIGGQWDWRLGGRDTNAYLNVAPYIGQALRENSGLKVLVAQGYYDFATPFFAAEYALSRTGIPQDRIRYTYYDAGHMMYIRDEDRHKLSEDVRAFIRAR; this is encoded by the coding sequence ATGAAATCGGGTCCGTCGCTCATCGCCCTGGCGCTTGCCTTTGCCGCGCCTGCCACCGTTCAGGCGCAGGACGCGCCCGCCGCCGACTCCTCGGGCGGGAAGGCGAAGGCGGAGAAATCTGCCGACTATGAACCGCAGGTTCGCACCACCAGGCTCAGCGGCACCTTCGGCGGCCAGCGGATCAGCTATGCCGCGACGATCGGCGAGACGATCATCAGGAACAAGGACGGCGTGCCCGAAGTCGCGGTCGTCACCACCTCCTATGTCAAGGAACCGCGCGACCCGAACCGCCCGATCACCTTCCTGTTCAACGGCGGTCCGGGATCGGGCACGGTGTGGCTGATGATGGGCGCGTTCGGGCCCAAGCGCGTCGCGATCCCCGGTACCGGCGTCGACGACGGCGCCCCGCCCTATCCGATCGTCGACAACCCCGACGCGCTGCTCGACGTGACCGACGTGGTCTTCATCGACCCGCCGGGCACCGGTTTCTCGCACCTGATCGGCAAGGCGAAGCCCGAGGATTATTACGGCGTGACGCAGGATGCGAAGCTCGTCGCCGAGGTGATCCGCCGCTGGCTCAACGACAATGGCCGGTGGAACAGCCCCAAATTCCTCGGCGGCGAAAGCTATGGCACAACGCGCTCGGCCGCGGTCGCGAACCAGCTGATGAACGAGACGTACAACGATGTTGCCCTGAACGGCATTATCCTGATCTCGACCGTGCTCGATTTCGCCGCGGGCGCCGACACGCCGGGCAACGAACTGTCGCCGGTCACCAACCTGCCCTCGATGGCGGTCACCGCGCTCTATCACGGCAAGGCGAGCGCCGCGTCGCCCGAAGCCTTTGCCGAGGAAGCCCGGCAATGGGCGATCGGCCCCTATGCGACCGCGCTGCTCAAGGGCCAGAAGCTGCAGGGCGAGGAACGCGCCGCGATCCGCCGCGAATTGTCGCGCTTCACCGGGCTCAGCGAGACCTTCCTCGAAGCCGCCGACCTGCGCGTCACGCCCGCGCGTTTCTACAAGGAACTGCTGCGCGACCGCGGCCTCACCGTCGGCCGCCTCGACAGCCGCTACACCGGCCGCGACTATGACAGCGCCGGCGAAACCCCCGACAACGATCCCAGCTTCTATGGCATCGACGCGAGCTACACCGCCGCGATCAACAGCTGGGCGCGCGATGGCCTGGGGTTCAAGACCGACCGCGAATATCAGTCGATCGGCCGCATCGGCGGCCAGTGGGATTGGCGCCTCGGCGGGCGCGACACCAACGCCTATCTCAACGTCGCGCCCTATATCGGGCAGGCGCTGCGCGAGAATTCGGGGCTGAAGGTGCTGGTGGCGCAGGGCTATTATGATTTCGCGACGCCCTTTTTCGCCGCCGAATATGCGCTCTCGCGCACCGGCATCCCGCAGGACCGCATTCGCTACACCTATTATGACGCAGGCCACATGATGTATATCCGCGACGAGGACCGCCACAAATTGTCCGAGGACGTCCGCGCCTTCATCCGCGCGCGCTAA
- the recR gene encoding recombination mediator RecR → MASTEIEALVQQLARLPGLGPRSARRAVLHLMKKRESSFAPLLAALQTVSERLVTCTICGNVDTRDPCAICADSRRDTRSLCVVEEVSDLWALDKSRLFPGKYHVLGGRLSALEGVRPQDLSIDTLVARVAAGGIDEVVLAMNATLEGQTTAHYLAERLEGYPVRLTQLAHGLPVGGELDYLDEGTLAQALRARRPVG, encoded by the coding sequence ATGGCCTCCACCGAAATCGAAGCCCTCGTCCAGCAACTCGCCCGCCTGCCGGGCCTCGGTCCGCGCTCGGCGCGGCGCGCGGTGCTGCACCTGATGAAGAAGCGCGAGAGCAGCTTCGCGCCGCTGCTCGCGGCGCTGCAGACGGTGTCCGAACGGCTCGTCACCTGCACCATCTGCGGCAATGTCGACACGCGCGATCCGTGCGCGATCTGCGCCGACTCGCGCCGCGACACCCGCAGCCTGTGCGTCGTCGAGGAGGTGTCGGACCTGTGGGCGCTCGACAAGTCACGGCTGTTCCCGGGCAAATATCATGTGCTCGGCGGGCGGCTGTCGGCGCTCGAAGGCGTGCGGCCGCAGGACCTCAGCATCGATACGCTGGTCGCGCGCGTCGCGGCGGGCGGGATCGACGAGGTGGTGCTGGCGATGAACGCGACGCTGGAGGGGCAGACGACCGCCCATTATCTCGCCGAGCGGCTGGAGGGCTATCCGGTGCGGCTGACGCAGCTCGCGCACGGGCTGCCGGTGGGCGGCGAGCTCGATTATCTCGACGAGGGGACGCTGGCGCAGGCGCTCAGGGCGCGGCGGCCGGTCGGGTGA
- the hrcA gene encoding heat-inducible transcriptional repressor HrcA, translating into MTTPPITELTTRARDVFRMVVDAYLETGQPVGSRTLSKLAALNLSPASIRNVMQDLEEFGLLASPHTSAGRLPTEQGLRLFVDGMMQVAEPSAEDRAQIEASLSDAGPIESALAQATAALSGLSACAGLVLVPKHERVLKQLAFVPLSGTQALVVLVAGDGAVENRVIDVPPGLGPSALVEAGNYISATLAGLTLAEAMARVRREIEAERIAIDRAAQDLVSRGLAIWSSDGADRPVLIVRGQANLLDESAVGDLDRVRQLLDELETKQEIAGLLDSAREGSATRIFIGSENKLFSLSGSSVIAAPYHGSDGRVVGVVGVIGPTRLNYARIVPMVDFTAQSLSRLIR; encoded by the coding sequence ATGACCACGCCGCCGATCACCGAACTCACCACGCGCGCGCGCGACGTGTTCCGGATGGTCGTCGACGCCTATCTCGAAACCGGCCAGCCGGTCGGATCGCGCACCCTGTCGAAGCTTGCCGCGCTCAACCTGTCGCCCGCGTCGATCCGCAACGTCATGCAGGACCTCGAGGAGTTCGGCCTGCTCGCCAGCCCGCACACCAGCGCCGGGCGCCTGCCGACCGAACAGGGACTGCGCCTGTTCGTCGACGGCATGATGCAGGTCGCCGAACCGAGTGCCGAGGACCGCGCACAGATCGAGGCCTCGCTCTCGGACGCCGGACCGATCGAAAGCGCGCTCGCGCAGGCCACCGCCGCATTATCGGGCCTCTCGGCCTGCGCCGGGCTCGTGCTTGTCCCCAAGCACGAGCGCGTGCTCAAACAGCTCGCCTTCGTGCCGTTGTCGGGAACCCAGGCGCTCGTCGTGCTCGTCGCGGGCGACGGGGCGGTCGAGAATCGCGTCATCGACGTGCCCCCGGGGCTGGGCCCCTCGGCGCTCGTCGAGGCGGGCAATTACATCAGCGCCACGCTGGCGGGCCTGACCCTCGCCGAAGCGATGGCGCGCGTGCGGCGCGAAATCGAGGCCGAACGGATCGCGATCGACCGCGCCGCGCAGGATCTGGTGTCGCGCGGGCTCGCCATCTGGTCGTCCGACGGCGCCGATCGCCCGGTGCTGATCGTCCGCGGACAAGCCAATCTGCTCGACGAGAGCGCGGTCGGCGACCTCGACCGCGTGCGGCAATTGCTCGACGAACTCGAAACCAAGCAGGAAATCGCCGGGCTGCTCGACAGCGCGCGCGAAGGCAGCGCGACCCGCATTTTCATCGGGTCGGAGAATAAGCTCTTCTCGCTCTCGGGCTCGTCGGTTATCGCCGCGCCCTATCATGGCAGCGACGGTCGGGTGGTCGGCGTCGTCGGAGTAATCGGCCCGACGCGCTTGAACTATGCGCGGATCGTACCCATGGTGGATTTCACCGCTCAATCGCTCTCCAGACTGATACGATAG
- a CDS encoding dienelactone hydrolase family protein, translated as MTTRPLNQDDPLDDFEHRDIALLGRKQRVYAMGRGPAVIVMTEMPGISPHVARFARWVVGAGFTVYMPHIFGKDGAVPRMPGALFTMLGGCVSRQFRAFQANESSPATRWLRALAALAHKECGGKGVGAIGMCFTGNFALSMMLEPSVLAPVLAQPSLPLNDPAGLHIAPDELAAVKARMEAEDLTVLAYRFEGDKYCRAARFAAYEDALGDRFVGRVLPDEAANPDSPMKNPHSVVTIHLIDEAGQPTVQARDEILDFFRMRLR; from the coding sequence ATGACCACACGCCCGCTCAATCAGGATGACCCGCTCGACGATTTCGAGCATCGCGACATCGCCCTGCTCGGCCGCAAGCAGCGCGTCTATGCGATGGGCCGCGGCCCCGCGGTGATCGTGATGACCGAAATGCCCGGGATCAGCCCGCATGTCGCGCGTTTCGCGCGCTGGGTCGTGGGTGCCGGCTTCACCGTCTACATGCCGCATATCTTCGGAAAGGACGGCGCGGTGCCGCGCATGCCCGGCGCGCTCTTCACGATGCTCGGCGGCTGCGTCAGCCGCCAGTTCCGGGCGTTCCAGGCGAATGAAAGCTCGCCCGCGACGCGGTGGCTGCGCGCGCTCGCGGCGCTCGCGCACAAGGAGTGCGGCGGCAAGGGCGTCGGGGCGATCGGCATGTGCTTCACGGGCAATTTCGCGCTGTCGATGATGCTCGAACCGTCGGTGCTCGCCCCGGTCCTCGCGCAGCCGTCGCTGCCGCTCAACGATCCCGCGGGCCTGCACATCGCCCCCGACGAACTCGCCGCGGTCAAGGCGCGGATGGAGGCCGAGGATCTGACCGTGCTCGCCTACCGCTTCGAGGGCGACAAATATTGCAGGGCGGCGCGCTTCGCGGCCTATGAGGACGCACTCGGCGACCGCTTCGTCGGCAGGGTGCTGCCCGACGAGGCCGCGAACCCCGACAGCCCGATGAAAAACCCGCACAGCGTCGTGACGATCCACCTGATCGACGAGGCGGGGCAGCCGACGGTACAGGCGCGCGACGAAATCCTCGATTTTTTCCGGATGCGGCTGCGCTAG
- the rdgB gene encoding RdgB/HAM1 family non-canonical purine NTP pyrophosphatase yields the protein MTHRKLTPGKLVIASHNAGKVREIRALLEPFGIEPVSAGDLGLPEPAETGTTFRENALLKAHASASAAGLPALADDSGLEVAALGGRPGVYTADWAERQWFEGNPGRDWYLAMGKVEGLLAAQGLDVDRSARFVCTLALAWPDGHADVYEGAAEGSLTWPPRGKLGFGYDPVFVPTGNSLTYAEIDPAEKHAISHRADAFAKLVAGAFD from the coding sequence ATGACCCACCGCAAACTGACCCCCGGCAAGCTCGTCATCGCGAGCCACAATGCGGGCAAGGTGCGCGAGATTCGCGCGCTGCTCGAACCCTTCGGGATCGAGCCGGTGTCGGCGGGCGACCTCGGCCTGCCCGAGCCCGCGGAGACGGGAACGACGTTCCGCGAGAATGCGCTGCTCAAGGCGCATGCGAGCGCGTCGGCGGCGGGGCTTCCCGCGCTCGCCGACGACAGCGGGCTCGAGGTCGCGGCATTGGGCGGCCGGCCGGGGGTCTATACCGCCGATTGGGCCGAGCGGCAGTGGTTCGAGGGCAATCCGGGGCGTGACTGGTATCTGGCGATGGGCAAGGTCGAGGGCCTGCTCGCCGCACAGGGGCTCGACGTCGATCGCAGCGCGCGCTTCGTGTGCACGCTGGCGCTGGCGTGGCCCGACGGGCATGCCGATGTTTACGAAGGTGCCGCGGAGGGGAGCCTGACCTGGCCGCCGCGGGGGAAGCTGGGTTTCGGTTACGACCCCGTCTTCGTTCCGACCGGTAATTCGCTGACTTATGCCGAAATTGACCCGGCGGAAAAGCATGCGATCAGCCACCGCGCCGACGCGTTCGCCAAGCTCGTCGCCGGGGCCTTCGACTAG